In Streptomyces alboniger, the following are encoded in one genomic region:
- a CDS encoding alpha/beta fold hydrolase: MSESSTGAAAAEAVTEAAAAAGNWRRAGVAGAALGVIAAGAAAGVAIERLTVGRGMRKKARLALDAAGPYGSLRGMPGTAYADDGTELSYEVEEVETDGEQAARRRRLFGRRAPAPVTVVFSHGYCLSQDSWHFQRAALRGAVRAVYWDQRSHARSGRGVDQAERDVPVSIDQLGRDLRAVIDAAAPEGPLVLVGHSMGGMTTMALADQFPELIRERVVGVALVGTSSGKLGQVNFGLPVAGMNAVRRVLPGVLRTLGSQAELVERGRRATADLFAGIIKRYSFSSRDVDPAIARFAERMIESTPIDVVAEFYPAFAEHDKAAALERFAGLPVLVLAGEKDLVTPSEHSEAIAALLPDAELVLVPDAGHLVMLEHPDAVTDRIAELLARAGAGRAAADAGSSSG; the protein is encoded by the coding sequence GTGAGCGAGAGCAGCACGGGGGCTGCCGCGGCGGAAGCGGTGACGGAGGCCGCCGCCGCGGCGGGGAACTGGCGCCGGGCCGGGGTGGCCGGCGCCGCGCTCGGTGTGATCGCCGCGGGCGCGGCCGCGGGGGTCGCCATCGAGCGGCTCACCGTGGGGCGCGGCATGCGCAAGAAGGCCCGCCTCGCACTGGACGCCGCCGGGCCGTACGGCTCGCTGCGCGGCATGCCCGGCACGGCGTACGCGGACGACGGCACCGAACTCTCGTACGAGGTCGAGGAGGTCGAGACGGACGGCGAGCAGGCCGCGCGCAGGCGCCGTCTCTTCGGGCGCCGCGCCCCCGCGCCCGTCACGGTCGTCTTCAGCCACGGCTACTGCCTGAGCCAGGACTCCTGGCACTTCCAGCGGGCCGCCCTGCGCGGCGCGGTCCGCGCGGTCTACTGGGACCAGCGCAGCCACGCCCGCTCCGGGCGGGGCGTCGACCAGGCGGAGCGCGATGTGCCGGTCTCCATCGACCAGTTGGGGCGCGACCTGAGGGCCGTCATCGACGCGGCCGCGCCCGAGGGGCCGCTCGTCCTCGTCGGGCACTCCATGGGCGGCATGACGACGATGGCCCTCGCCGACCAGTTCCCCGAACTGATCCGCGAGCGCGTCGTGGGCGTCGCCCTCGTCGGTACGTCGTCGGGGAAGCTCGGTCAGGTGAACTTCGGGCTCCCGGTGGCCGGGATGAACGCGGTCCGGCGGGTGCTGCCCGGCGTACTGCGGACGCTCGGCTCGCAGGCCGAGCTGGTGGAGCGGGGGCGGCGGGCCACCGCCGACCTCTTCGCCGGGATCATCAAGCGCTACTCGTTCTCCAGCAGGGACGTGGACCCGGCGATCGCGCGGTTCGCGGAGCGGATGATCGAGTCGACGCCGATCGACGTGGTCGCGGAGTTCTACCCGGCGTTCGCCGAGCACGACAAGGCGGCGGCGCTCGAACGCTTCGCAGGGCTGCCGGTGCTGGTGCTCGCGGGGGAGAAGGACCTGGTCACGCCGAGCGAGCACAGCGAGGCGATCGCGGCGCTGCTGCCGGACGCCGAGCTGGTCCTGGTCCCGGACGCGGGGCACCTGGTCATGCTGGAGCACCCCGACGCGGTCACGGACCGGATCGCGGAGCTGCTGGCCAGGGCGGGCGCCGGGCGGGCGGCAGCCGATGCGGGGTCGTCCAGCGGCTAA
- the tsaE gene encoding tRNA (adenosine(37)-N6)-threonylcarbamoyltransferase complex ATPase subunit type 1 TsaE — MEAPHHQAPANVLKITVNSPEQMGELGRRLAKLLRPGDLVMLTGELGAGKTTLTRGLGDGLGVRGAVTSPTFVIARVHPPLGQGPALVHVDAYRLGGGLDEMEDLDLDVSLPESVVVVEWGDGKVEELSDDRLHVVIDRAVGDTTDEVREVTLAGLGERWSGADLASLAA; from the coding sequence ATGGAAGCACCGCACCACCAGGCCCCCGCCAACGTACTCAAGATCACCGTCAACTCCCCCGAACAGATGGGCGAGTTGGGCCGCCGCCTGGCGAAACTCCTGCGCCCCGGCGACCTCGTCATGCTCACCGGCGAGCTGGGCGCCGGCAAGACGACGCTGACCCGCGGCCTCGGTGACGGCCTCGGCGTACGCGGCGCCGTCACCTCCCCGACCTTCGTCATCGCCCGCGTCCACCCGCCGCTCGGCCAGGGTCCCGCGCTGGTGCACGTCGACGCGTACCGCCTGGGCGGCGGGCTCGACGAGATGGAGGACCTGGACCTCGACGTCTCGCTGCCCGAGTCGGTGGTCGTCGTCGAGTGGGGCGACGGCAAGGTCGAGGAGCTGTCGGACGACCGGCTGCACGTCGTCATCGACCGCGCCGTCGGCGACACGACGGACGAGGTGCGCGAGGTGACGCTGGCCGGGCTCGGCGAGCGCTGGTCGGGCGCGGACCTGGCGTCGCTCGCGGCCTAG
- the tsaB gene encoding tRNA (adenosine(37)-N6)-threonylcarbamoyltransferase complex dimerization subunit type 1 TsaB, translating into MLLLALDTATPAVTVALHDGSSVVAESSQVDARRHGELLLPAVDRVLADAGLRLDAVTAVVAGVGPGPYTGLRVGLMTAETFGLALGIPVYGLCTLDGLAYASGIESGPFVVATDARRKEVYWARYQDVRTRVSEPAVDRPADIAADVEGLPAVGAGALLYPDTFPDARAPEHVSAAALASLAAEKLAAGEALLEPRPLYLRRPDAQVPKNYKVVTPK; encoded by the coding sequence GTGCTCTTGCTCGCTCTTGATACCGCAACGCCCGCCGTCACCGTCGCCCTCCACGACGGCTCCTCCGTCGTGGCGGAGTCGAGCCAGGTGGACGCCCGGCGCCATGGGGAACTGCTGCTTCCGGCCGTCGACCGCGTGCTCGCCGACGCCGGCCTGAGACTCGACGCCGTCACCGCCGTCGTCGCCGGTGTGGGCCCCGGCCCCTACACCGGGCTGCGCGTCGGCCTGATGACCGCCGAGACGTTCGGCCTCGCCCTCGGCATCCCCGTCTACGGGCTCTGCACGCTGGACGGCCTCGCCTACGCCTCCGGCATCGAGTCCGGCCCCTTCGTGGTGGCCACCGACGCCCGGCGCAAGGAGGTCTACTGGGCGCGCTACCAGGACGTGCGTACGCGCGTCAGCGAGCCCGCGGTCGACCGGCCCGCGGACATCGCCGCCGACGTCGAGGGCCTGCCCGCCGTCGGCGCGGGCGCGCTGCTCTACCCCGACACCTTCCCCGACGCCCGCGCCCCCGAGCACGTCTCGGCGGCGGCGCTCGCGTCCCTGGCCGCCGAGAAGCTCGCCGCGGGCGAGGCGCTCCTTGAGCCCCGGCCGCTGTACCTGCGCCGCCCCGACGCGCAGGTGCCGAAGAACTACAAGGTGGTCACCCCGAAGTGA
- the rimI gene encoding ribosomal protein S18-alanine N-acetyltransferase, with protein MRWWDIDAVFALEKELFPDDAWSRGMFWSELAHARGPLATRRYVVAMDGDRLVGYAGLAASGDLADVQTIAVARDHWGTGLGARLLTDLLQAATAFECPEVMLEVRVDNTRAQKLYERFGFEPIGFRRGYYQPGNVDALVMRRTDPSTSAPTGVQGTEIHG; from the coding sequence ATGCGCTGGTGGGACATCGACGCGGTGTTCGCCCTGGAGAAGGAGCTGTTCCCGGACGACGCCTGGTCGCGTGGCATGTTCTGGTCCGAGCTGGCCCACGCGCGCGGGCCGCTGGCCACCCGCCGCTATGTGGTGGCCATGGACGGCGACCGCCTGGTCGGTTACGCGGGGCTCGCCGCCTCCGGAGACCTTGCCGACGTCCAGACCATCGCCGTCGCCCGCGACCACTGGGGCACCGGGCTCGGCGCCCGGCTGCTCACCGACCTGCTCCAGGCCGCGACCGCCTTCGAGTGCCCCGAGGTCATGCTCGAAGTACGGGTCGACAACACCCGGGCCCAGAAGCTGTACGAGCGTTTCGGCTTCGAGCCCATCGGCTTCAGGCGCGGCTACTACCAGCCCGGCAATGTGGACGCCCTGGTCATGCGCCGTACCGATCCCTCCACCTCCGCTCCGACTGGCGTACAAGGAACCGAGATTCATGGCTGA
- the tsaD gene encoding tRNA (adenosine(37)-N6)-threonylcarbamoyltransferase complex transferase subunit TsaD: MADSRDEPLVLGIETSCDETGVGIVRGTTLLADAVASSVDEHARFGGVVPEVASRAHLEAMVPTIDRALKEAGVSAKDLDGIAVTAGPGLAGALLVGVSAAKAYAYALGKPLYGVNHLASHICVDQLEHGPLPEPTMALLVSGGHSSLLLSADITSDVRPLGSTIDDAAGEAFDKIARVLNLGFPGGPVIDRYAREGDPEAIAFPRGLTGPRDPAYDFSFSGLKTSVARWIEAKRAAGEEVPVRDVSASFQEAVVDVLTRKAVRACKDEGVDHLMIGGGVAANSRLRALAQERCEKAGIRLRVPRPKLCTDNGAMVAALGAEMVARNRSASSWDLSADSSLPVTEPHVPGHGHGHTHDHDHVHEVSKGNLYS, translated from the coding sequence ATGGCTGACTCGCGCGACGAACCCCTCGTCCTCGGCATCGAGACCTCCTGCGACGAGACCGGCGTCGGCATCGTCCGCGGCACCACCCTGCTCGCCGACGCCGTCGCCTCCAGCGTCGACGAGCACGCCCGCTTCGGCGGCGTCGTGCCCGAGGTCGCCTCCCGCGCGCACCTCGAAGCGATGGTGCCGACCATCGACCGCGCCCTGAAGGAAGCGGGGGTGAGCGCGAAGGACCTCGACGGCATCGCGGTGACCGCCGGGCCCGGGCTCGCGGGCGCGCTGCTCGTCGGCGTCTCGGCCGCGAAGGCGTACGCGTACGCGCTCGGCAAGCCGCTCTACGGCGTCAACCACCTCGCCTCGCACATCTGTGTGGACCAGCTGGAGCACGGGCCGCTGCCCGAGCCGACCATGGCGCTCCTGGTCTCCGGCGGCCACTCCTCGCTGCTGCTGTCCGCCGACATCACCTCGGACGTACGTCCGCTCGGCTCGACCATCGACGACGCGGCGGGCGAGGCCTTCGACAAGATCGCGCGGGTGCTGAACCTCGGCTTCCCCGGCGGCCCCGTCATCGACCGGTACGCGCGCGAGGGCGACCCGGAGGCGATCGCGTTCCCGCGCGGTCTGACCGGCCCGCGCGACCCGGCCTACGACTTCTCCTTCTCCGGGCTCAAGACGTCCGTCGCCCGCTGGATCGAGGCCAAGCGGGCCGCGGGCGAGGAGGTGCCGGTGCGGGACGTGTCGGCGTCCTTCCAGGAGGCGGTCGTCGACGTGCTGACCCGCAAGGCGGTCCGCGCGTGCAAGGACGAGGGCGTCGACCACCTCATGATCGGCGGTGGCGTGGCCGCCAACTCGCGGCTCCGCGCTCTCGCGCAGGAGCGCTGCGAGAAGGCCGGGATCCGCCTTCGAGTGCCGCGTCCGAAGCTGTGCACGGACAACGGCGCGATGGTCGCGGCCCTCGGCGCGGAGATGGTGGCGCGCAACCGCTCGGCCTCGTCCTGGGACCTGTCGGCGGACTCGTCGCTGCCGGTGACGGAACCGCACGTGCCGGGCCACGGTCACGGCCACACGCACGACCACGACCATGTGCACGAGGTCAGCAAGGGGAACCTGTACTCGTGA
- a CDS encoding class I SAM-dependent methyltransferase gives MPFDHNDHYHPLLLRHLPPHGRTALDIGCGTGRFARRLAARGYEVDALDPSAEVIAEAEALGGGPRYRRADVTAEDLPEGHYDVITCLASLHHMPFTTLTRLRAALAPGGTLLVLGCYAGATWWDLAAAPANALARLTVYAGERVRGTHAPPLKAPVRQPDMTLPRIRAEAARLLPGSRVRQLLFWRYLLTYRAG, from the coding sequence ATGCCCTTCGACCACAACGACCACTACCACCCGCTGCTCCTGAGGCACCTGCCGCCGCACGGCCGCACCGCCCTCGACATCGGCTGCGGCACCGGCCGTTTCGCCCGCCGCCTCGCGGCCCGCGGCTACGAGGTCGACGCGCTCGACCCGTCGGCGGAGGTCATCGCCGAGGCCGAAGCGCTGGGTGGAGGCCCCCGCTACCGGCGGGCGGACGTGACCGCGGAGGACCTCCCCGAGGGCCACTACGACGTCATCACCTGCCTGGCGAGCCTGCACCACATGCCGTTCACCACGCTGACCCGGCTGCGCGCCGCCCTCGCGCCCGGCGGCACCCTGCTCGTCCTCGGCTGCTACGCCGGGGCGACCTGGTGGGACCTCGCGGCGGCCCCGGCCAACGCGCTGGCGCGCCTGACGGTGTACGCGGGCGAGCGCGTGCGCGGCACGCACGCGCCCCCGCTCAAGGCCCCCGTACGGCAGCCCGACATGACGCTCCCGCGGATCCGCGCCGAGGCGGCCCGCCTCCTGCCCGGCAGCCGTGTGCGCCAACTGCTCTTCTGGCGCTATCTGCTGACGTACCGCGCCGGGTGA